The stretch of DNA TTTGTAATCATACATTTTTGAATAATGCAATCACCACAGAAAACAATATGGAACAACAAAGAGAAGTGAGTCATTCACTCCATATGACATTTTTATATCAAAAGGCCTGGGATACAGCAGGTGGTCAGCATGAAACAAAACCAAATCTTGTGTTGTCCTGGCCACTTCATATGCATGGACATGTTCCTGAAAGCTAACTGTGCATAAAGGCACAGTTAGCAGAAACAGTTTCTCATGTATTATCAGAACTGACTCAATCTGATAAAATATCGGCATTTCAAAATCAACTTTGCCACAAATAACCAGATGAGGGCGGTAAATAAAGCCATTGTGTTTTGCCCAGTTGACTTTCATAACTTGAATACCATTTGGCACTTGCATTGACATGGCAATAACAGAGCCTCCTTTTATCATTTTCAAAGACACCATTTTCCCTGGACCAATGTCTAAACgattaaaagtagaagaagattgCCAAATGTATGCCATATGTCTCTGGTGTTTTTTGGCTAGAgttttggtgatatttttaaaGGATTTAAGCTGTTTTTTGAAAAAATTGTGCTTACCTTCAAAGCGCATGCACCAAGTATGAAGTACAGGTCCGATTTTCTGAATACAACGTGGATAATGGATGAGGAAATGGtgctttggtaaaagtttcttGTGTGGATACAAATTCTTGAACAGTTTGTGGTGATCCACAAATGACAGTTTCTTTTGCATGCTGCTGAACATCTTTAACTATCTCTTCCATGGAACCAACAACAGAGTTCACAATGCTTTGGCCTAAACCTGCAGCCTGTAGATCGGAAATTACACTTGCACAACTATTTACAAGGTTAGCTGAAGATAAACCTGACTCGGTCTCTAAACATTTAGATACTTGAAAATCAGTGGAATTACTTGTGTTAGGAACACTTTGACAAGATGAAACATTGGGTTCTTCAACTGAATTAAATGAATTGTCAACATGACACTTGTTTAGATGCTTTCTAAAACCagaaaaactaccaaaagaacgTGAGCATCCCAATTGGCCACATTTAAGATAAAGAGTCCTGCCAGTGCAGAGACCATGGATTACTTTAAGGTGCTTAATAAGGCTGTTTGGTGTACCACGGTCCCTTTTGCAaagaaaacacttcattgttATGGCTCACCCGATTCTAGCGCAGCATTCTTGCTCGCAACTCTGCAACTCTGGGAGTTTGTTTTGTTTCTGCTACATCGATGTTGTAAACGGTTGTTTGgagaaaagtgaaaaagttggtcAGGGCATGACTGTATGACGTACCGAATACATAATGAGCTTTAAAGAGTTCATCAAGAGCTCCCACTGAACCAGTTGCCTTGCATGGAAGTGCATGCTTGTCGATCACAATGAAGAAGGTGTGGATCCTGCTTCTTGTAGTTCCCTGAGCTAGAAGGTAGGGCTGGCAGCTTTGGCTAATATGGTCTAGATGCTGTTGTACACTGGTTCCAGCCTAAGACAGAAAAATAATAGTATTTAGTGTCAAGACTGACAATAGATAAGGTAACTTCAAACTGGGCATTAAAGTGAGGTGATGGGAAGTATATTTTAAAAAAGCGCCCAGCATACCTTTAGGAATCTGATGAGGTGATCTGCGGCTTGAGATGCAGACATCTTTCCTGGCCTCTTTCGTCCTTGTGCAGAAGGTGGTAGCAGATGTAGCAGCAGCAAGATTGCAGACATGTCACTGTCCCAGCCTGTAAAAAAAGACATGCATctgattaacaaaatgttacaaataaattaaattgtCATAATTACCTTTATTACACACATACCATTTTCATCTTCAGCTGCTGACTCAGTGTTGTGCAGCAAGTGTAAGAGTTCTGGAGTGGGTACCAGTCTATGGCTTTCCACGATAACCTTCTCTTTGATAGAGGTGGGCCACTTCACCAAGAATTTGTTGGCAGTTTCCTCACCAAACAGAAGTCTGAAATCTTGTTCTATCTGCATTGCAAAAATAaaggacaaaataaataaataaaaccactaTCGGTGACACTTCATAATGTCCAGGATATTTCTGTTACAAAAACAATGTTTTACCAGTCCCGGTGTGTCCAAAAACCGTGGAAAGACTGAGAAGACATCTGTTGTCTTGTCATCGTTGACCAGTGAATTGCGATATGCAAATGTGGCTCTCATCTTCTCACGAATAGTGTCCTCATCAGCAGTGTGTTTCAAAACAGCAAGAGCTGCTTCCACATCCTCATTAGACTGCATTTTGTCAGCAGCTAAGGTGGATTGGCCATGGCCTGGCCCACCAacttcagaaaaaaataaatacatgagctTGTGCCCACACATTTGACATTTTATTGCCATCATACTATAACTGATTTGTAAACTTACTTTTGGTAGATTTCTTTACTGATGCACCCTTCTCCTCAGCAGCTTTTCTTTGAATGGTCTTCAAGCGCCATGCAAGGTATCCTGACCCACTCTCTGGATCGTAATAGTGTTCCTATATAATAAAACACAAAGATACAGAATATGTTATCAGTATTTATACCATCAATATTTAGCTTAATGTTACGACCATTTTGCTTACATATCCATGTTTTGAAAGGGGGTCTTCCAGATATGGAAACAAGGCAACAATTCCCTGTGCATACATCACTCTGACAGTTCGAGGGGGGGATGTTCTGATAAATAAGCACAGTGATGACTGTCACACATTTGATATCAAAATAAATATAGTAAATATGCTATTTTTAGCCTATATAAATTTACCCATGCTTTTCTGTCATCTCAGCAGCTAGAATGTTTATCATCTGTCTTCTGGTGGCATCTGTCAGAGATTTGGTTTTTGCGTACTCCTGCATGATGCGTTCACCACCAGGCTTTGTAGTTAGGATCTGTTTAATCAACTTAAAATGAAATGAAGAATGTAGTAATCAAAAACTGAGGTACACATATGAGTGTTAGATTTAACAGTAATGTATATTACTCACTGCCAGTGCCTCATAGTTTATGTGACATGGCTTTTTAGGCTGACTTCCTCCATCAGTTGCTGAATCTTCAGCAGGATCACACATGGTGAAGTTCAGAATAATAGTATCATCAGAAGATGCTGAAGATGATGTAGCCAATGGTGATAGAGAAGAACCTACAAGAagtggaaaaaaaacaaacaataacaaaaaaataCAAAGACAAAAGTATATTAAATGTAACTGTGATGATCCAATCCAAACCTTTAGGTTAAAAATGAACACGACTTTAAATAGTCCTTACCAAGTTCTTCGTTACTCATCATGACTCGAAATGCTCCTGGGGACTCCTTCACTATTTCCTCAAAAACCTCAGCATCAATTTGGGTGTCAGACTGGtcatacttaccgaaaaaaatgaagtggagactccttggacgctctattagtgcaattaacgccacagcaagtcattttgtccaacaattgcacaaaaaatatccaaaaaagaatacacaaacacagagattcaaaatcccggagcagtttccaggccagaccgaggctctactgaggtctttccacggagctagctctgtggtcatgtgggtctgatgctcattaattatacagaattttaggcttttaatacacttaaacagaagagtgagaaaaaaaattcacccccctcagagttgtcatgagtgtaaactagatcatttaaaccaaaaacatgttttggtaccaggctgtaaacatgtttattcctgatgtgaagttggtatttttaacatgggagtcaatgaggatttgctcgcttctgacaccagcccctagtggatgagggtggaactgctatttttgttttttcatttccgcattggcctcactttCAGAACCGATTTGTGGGGGATTGGACCAAAGCCCTGGTGTGTccaaatccacgggaaggatgcttgtagcgcattttgaggttgatgacgtcacagcgcagcgaagagtactgtccgaattccaagaatactcattctcgcgtcctcaaatgcgtcctcgctccgcccacatttcgaggacgggtctgttgtattgTCACAATTCAGGATTCAGAATGTCCGAATTCaggagtaaggtctagctgcagacgcagccccgTCCAAACACGCCCCGAcaaaacacgcccctatgtacaaaacacgcgtgcatgtacgaagacgagaactcgcatgcgtgttgcaacCATCGACATAATATAGGGGTTGCAAcagatggaaatgacggttcaggtaaagacagatttatatttttacaacttgcgaagattttgtactttaaatttgaacgtttaagacatagtttgatagatagcgcattcgtgatttttttctgaaacacttttatataaaattaagcataattggcagtgggggaagacgtcatggatgcaaaatatttttaatataatttttaatgggATACATGCAAGCCATGTAGCCCATGGCTTGCATGTAAACGTAAACAAAATAAACGTAACAATAGGCtatttatttgaccgtttatgactcctcatctaataagcagcaaactcacgaTGGCAATGTGGTAGACCGGaggtattctacaaacacaagaacagtgctaatgcctatatgtattgttttcacattgtttatgacagcctctaggtatgaatgtcatttttactaattgctatttatctttgtctcattagtgagaggcagctgaaGTCCTATGCCATGGAACTGCTCAGATActcggagaaattcagaaaagctctggactcatcTGAGGCTGtagcattgtgtggacattttttTTGGAAGGTTTTTGTAAGGCCAATAAAAGTTGTTGCTGGTTgtttcatttgtctgaactttttttcGAAAGCCAaatttttctgcttttgtgtttacagaatattctttacagattagtgtatggtcaatatcagtttactagtcttgtgaattgtatacttaatggaaaatattttagtaatttttAAATCAACACATTTTGTGTCAAAGGCCcagcaattattcctgttaacagaaaatatgaaatgcatatatacacacatgtaaatatgcctaaaaattacacatcagcagcttttcactgtaaagaagcaataaaaaatcataaatagtaacataaatattaactACTCACTCGTATGATCTTAGACCTACTGTTAGTGCCTGTAATAACAAATGgttgaaagttaaatgttgctgtaggAGGCGTGCTCCCACATAAATGGAGGCTAGTGGGCTTCAGGGGTTAATTAAAATGATTACCACTAATtactttttctgatattttattttattgcatttaaaataaacacttgcacaTACATTACTCACCTGCTAACTTAAGTAAGCACAGGTATGTTGTGCCTACTGTCCGGTaactgattatttgttggtggtatctgtgttttataatGTCACTGGGGATGCCATAAAGTGTGTATGCAAGAAACAAAAatccatacattcatatttaaacctggagtcctgtctgtttaattacattattaCTATTTCTGTATAAACGTATTCTTTCAATTGTGTTGTTCGCCGAGAGGGTTTAAAGCACAGACCGATCACCTGCTGGAGCTGACAGCGGGATGCTCCCCACCCGCTGGGAGGGCCGCCGTTATTGAGCTCGGGGGTAGCTCAACAGGCACATGGGGGCGTGTTTTGTAGGGACTGCgtctgcagctaggtattattggaattcagagccgctgacttccggttttagcaagggtccttgctagaccggcgaggacccgtacttataagcatcctacccgtggattcggaccatcgacattaatattagTCCTCAATGGGTCTACATCCTTGCGAGGGAAGACGgattgctgctaaatgaaatagccaatcgtagtagaacCCTTCTAGCCAATCATGGGTGAGAAAGGCCGGATCTTCATTGGACGAATCAAAATAACGCACCCGGGCTGGGGCCCTTACCATGGTAACCGTGATGGGCGTGGCTTAACGATAGCAGCCGAACAGGAAAAAAGTTAAAGTGTCGTCGGACTGTAATGGTCGCTCTTGTTACCTGCTGGTTAACAATGAAAAGTCTAACTTGAATTTGAATTAAATAAGTTCGCAGAGAGGTTGTTCTGTGAGTGAACCCATTAGAGGCCAATTTCTGTGCTAAGGTAGGAGCTTTACAGTTTAACGATAGCGAGGTAATTGAAGCTAGCGTCACACAGGTGACTGCTGCAGTTCAGTTGTAATAACAGAAGCTCGGACGCTTTATAAAGCACGTATGAGTGGTAGGGGACTCATTGACCCGGTACCATACCCATGCAGTCAGGTTGTGTGGTTATTTCCCGACATAAACAAGTAAATCTAAATGTGTTTGTGAGTGTTTATTCAGTCAAACCAGTCCTCAGTCTAAAGCAGGTTCTCGTTAGCTTCTCCGTCTTCCACTCAAACGGTTTTGTTACGAATGAGTGCTGTACGCATTTCCTGGTCCCGTCCTGCGGGACCGGACCGAGGGATAGACGCGCACTTGTTAAGGCAAGACGATTTTAGCGAAACTATGTCACACGTCTTCAGAAAGAATTAAAAGTTACTAAATGTGAGCATTTCCTATATTTACAACCAGAATGTTACCCAGTAATAAAGAATGCGTGTCCACCCAGCATGCCTGTTTTTTGGAAACGCAAACAAAGGTGCGGCGTTAAAATTCTCGTTTAGCAACACTCAGCAACTGATAAAGGCTGAGTGACACCATGCATTAGTTTTCCTTTAGTGGCCAAACTCGTTGCACGAGTGCGTTAACGTGGTGACGTGAGAACCACCGTCTCCTGGTGCAGACGTGAAGTCCACAGGCCAGCCATGAGAACTGAGTGGAAACGCAAATATTGGTTTTGCCACAGAATGAATCACACCTCTGAGAAttcagcattatttttgtgtttaccCAAATGAGAGAAATGGACATCATCAGATTTTGAAAGTAAGATTGTCTAGAATAATAAAGAGTCATATTTAATATTGCTGACATGGTCATTTGTCACAGTGTAGGACGGGTTTAAGCCCCACAAACATGCAGTTGGGTCACAGGGGCCCAGTGGGTTCAGAAGAATGGGATGGAAACATTAAATAAAGAATGAATAATATGATTATATGCTATaacaaattaaaagaaaaaatgcatCTCACTCATTTTTAAGAGTCTGTATTTTTGTAGTTTCAGAATCCAGCAGAACTCCAGagaaaaagcctgtttttaagGAATTAATCCGAAACTGGATGCTTTTCCTTTTCCTGTTTTAAAACAGTGATAAGAGATGGCTCTACGAGCATCTCCTTTCCCTAACGGGATTCTTGCCTGTATCCACGCTGTGGGCTGGATTTTAATTTTCCCTTGTTTTTGGTATCTTGAGCGCATCATTGCTCTGTGTAAATCCACCTCCCTGGAGCGAAtccagcagcaggagcaggaatGTTACCGCCATCCTCTCAAGGTTTTTTTTGGCTCTATTGTCTGCTTTATATTTTTTCTCCTCACAGCCCCTTTGGCTTTCTTGGGCTTCCTGCTCTGGGCACCCCTCCAGACCTGTCGCAGACCTTTTAAGTACCATAGAGAAGCACCGTCATCACCAGAAAGGGAAACGCACCACGGCTTTGAGACCGAAGGACAAGCATCATTTAGCTTTGCTACAGCCAATTTGTGTCTTTTGCCAGATGGTCTGGCTCGCTTTAACAATCTTGGCCACACTCAGGATAGGGCGTCTGCCATTGGTCAACTCATTGTGACGAGCCAGGTTGGTCACCAAAGTGCCACCCATGTTTTGGCCGCTCAGCATCTCAGACACCAGTGTGATGAACCTCGGCAGGTGTTGTCCGTTTTTCCAAGTTGTCTTGATATCCTGTGTCTCGAGGAGGTGTTTGATAAAAGAGCAGCGCAGAAGCTCACCAATATACTAAAACCAGtgtttggacacatactgtatgatgttggcgtgtaCACCTGCCAGCCGCCGTGCCGATGTTCGTCTTTTAAGTTCTTCAACAGCGGCCTGTTCCTTGCTAGTAGATTCCTGGTGCTTGAAGCTCAGTACCACTGCTTTCCTAACAGCAGTGGGGAGGATGCGCTGGCTTCCAAAGGTCTCCTCTCCACCAAGGTGTCCTATTTACTGACCCATCTCAATTTAAGGGAAATTCAGAAACGTTgagtcattacagagaaaacgacATATTTGCTTTTGGTTCTCTGCAGGTTTTCATAGGTCAGAATCAGAGAGGGAAGAAAGTCGTCGGCTATTTTAACTGCACACATCTTCATGCACCAGAGGGCAAGTTCCCAACTTGGTTCACTCACTTGAACTTCAGTTTTTCTACGAGAAAAAAGAAGTCAGGTTCCCGACTGTCTTCTCTGTGTTCCCATCAGGTGAAGGGGAGGTTCGCTGTGAGCAGCTGAACATGGTCATGAGGTGGATCGCTGACTTTCAGGCTGCCAGCAAACAGCCTGATGAGGAGGTTGTTTTTGACGTGCTCTGTGGTGATTTCAACTTTGACAACTGCTCACCTGGTCAGTCTTTTACATTAAATGAGCTCTTGGCACTTTGTGTATATTTTGCACGTGTATGAAGTGTTTTCATTTGTGTAGACGACACTCTGGAACAGAATCACTCATTGTTTGATGACTATGGAGACCCTTGCAGAGAAGGGCCTGGAAAAGAGAAGCCCTGGGTCATTGGTTGGTACCATTTAAAGCAAATCAACGACATCATTACAATTATTGTGAATGCTAAAAGGTGACTACTGTGGATTTCTCCTGAAGGCACTCTGCTGAAGCAGCCCACCTTATACGAGGAAGATGTGAACACCTCATTAACTCTAAAAAGGTGTTTTTTTtagctctgtgtgtgtttatacattaTTTTCTCAGGTGATGTTTTAACTTTCTCTGTTTTCTTTGTATCTCTGCAGAACGTTGGAAACCAAGGAGCTGAGGAAGCAGTACATCTCCCCTCCTGTTGCTGCAGAGGGCTTTCCGCTGGTTTATCCAGAGAACGGCCAGCCGTGGATTGGACGTCGGATCGACTACATCCTCTATCgagaaagcaccatttcaaagctGTGCAGAATGGTGTGCCTTTGGATTTTCAACTACTTTTAGCTGAAGATG from Nothobranchius furzeri strain GRZ-AD chromosome 5, NfurGRZ-RIMD1, whole genome shotgun sequence encodes:
- the LOC139070159 gene encoding uncharacterized protein, giving the protein MYAQGIVALFPYLEDPLSKHGYEHYYDPESGSGYLAWRLKTIQRKAAEEKGASVKKSTKIGGPGHGQSTLAADKMQSNEDVEAALAVLKHTADEDTIREKMRATFAYRNSLVNDDKTTDVFSVFPRFLDTPGLIEQDFRLLFGEETANKFLVKWPTSIKEKVIVESHRLVPTPELLHLLHNTESAAEDENGWDSDMSAILLLLHLLPPSAQGRKRPGKMSASQAADHLIRFLKAGTSVQQHLDHISQSCQPYLLAQGTTRSRIHTFFIVIDKHALPCKATGSVGALDELFKAHYVFGTSYSHALTNFFTFLQTTVYNIDVAETKQTPRVAELRARMLR
- the smpd5 gene encoding sphingomyelin phosphodiesterase 5, with amino-acid sequence MALRASPFPNGILACIHAVGWILIFPCFWYLERIIALCKSTSLERIQQQEQECYRHPLKVFFGSIVCFIFFLLTAPLAFLGFLLWAPLQTCRRPFKYHREAPSSPERETHHGFETEGQASFSFATANLCLLPDGLARFNNLGHTQDRASAIGQLIVTSQVGHQSATHVLAAQHLRHQCDEPRQVLSVFPSCLDILCLEEVFDKRAAQKLTNILKPVFGHILYDVGVYTCQPPCRCSSFKFFNSGLFLASRFLVLEAQYHCFPNSSGEDALASKGLLSTKVFIGQNQRGKKVVGYFNCTHLHAPEGEGEVRCEQLNMVMRWIADFQAASKQPDEEVVFDVLCGDFNFDNCSPDDTLEQNHSLFDDYGDPCREGPGKEKPWVIGTLLKQPTLYEEDVNTSLTLKRTLETKELRKQYISPPVAAEGFPLVYPENGQPWIGRRIDYILYRESTISKLCRMEVEAVTFITQLASLTDHIPVSLRLNVTMDSNYDGDDDV